DNA from Clostridia bacterium:
ATCTAAGATTAAGCCATATATGAATATTTTGAAAAAAAGCAAGCCTGGCATGTATGTTTTTTTTGATAAAATGATTACCGAAATAACTTTAAAGCTTATCGAATTAGATGATATCCAAACCGGAGATAAGGGAGCATTAAATGAAGATTTTGTTTTAGGTTATTATTATCAGAAAAATGAGTTCTATAAAAAAAGAGATAAAAAAAATGAGGAGAGTGAATAAACATGAGTGTTTTAGAAAAAAAAGTTGATTTTGTGAGTTTTTTTACTGTGAGTAATGCTAATCCGAATGGTGATCCTTTAATGGGGAATATGCCTAGAACTGATTATGATGGCTATGGGGAAGTTTCCGATGTGTGCATCAAAAGGAAAATTAGGAATAGGATGCAGGATTTGGGGCATGAAATTTTTGTTCAAGCCCGGGAAAGAATCGTGGATGATCATCGATCTCTTGAAGCTAGATTTAATGCTAATTTCGATAAATCCATGAAGGATGAAATTGTAGCTAAAGAATCGTGCAAAAAATGGATTGATGTAAGAAGTTTTGGTCAAGTGATGACTTTTCAAAAAAGGGCACTAGGTATACGGGGACCTGTTTCCATTAGTTTAGCAAAAAGCCTGAGTCCGGTAGAGATAATAACTATGCAAATTACGCGAAGTACAAATGGTATGGAGGCGGAAGTAGGAAAAGCCAGATCAAGTGATACGATGGGGACTAAACACTTTATTGATTTTGGGGTATATAAATTTGTTGGTAGTATAAATTGTTATTTTGCCGAAAAAACTGGTTTTACTTATAAGGACGCACAGCTAATTAAAAAGACGTTAAAGGAATTATTTGTTAATGATATGTCTTCTGCTAGACCTGAAGGAAGTATGGAGGTTAAAAAGGTTTATTGGTTTGAACACCCACATAAATTGGGGGTAGCCTCCTCTGCAAAAATTCACAATTTAATACAAGTTGAGTTAAAACCGGAAGTTCAGAAGGTTACTTCTTACGAAGATTATTTGATTTATCTTGATAAGGAAAAATATAATCATTATCAGGAATTAGGCTTGATTTTAGAGGAAATAGAAGGAATTTAAGGGTGCTATGCAGCAAAGTGAAAATTATTTGTTGATTTCGGGGATACAACACTTTATTTTTTGTAGAAGACAGTGGGCTTTGATTCATATAGAGCAATTATGGGAAGAAAATTTTTTTACAATAGATGGACAAATAAAACATGGTAAGGTTGATAATTCAAGAGCTTGTGAAATAAAAAATGGTATAAGAATTTTCAGGTCAATGCCTGTTTGTTCCCATAAGTTACAAATACAGGGCAAATGTGATGTAGTAGAATTACACCCGGATAATAATGGGTTTTATTTTAGTAAATATGATCAAAAATATAAGGTTTATCCCGTTGAATATAAAAGGGGTAAACCAAAGGCTAATGAAAGTGATGTTATGCAGTTATTAGCACAGGCTTTATGTTTAGAGGAAATGTTAGGTTTAAAAATAAAGGAAGGTGCTTGTTTTTATTTTCATACGAGATGTAGGGAGAAAATAATATTTACAAATGAATTAAGAAAAAATTTAAACATTATTCTTAGTGAAATGAAAAATTATTATTTAAAAAAATATACCCCAAAGGTTAGAAGGACTAGTAAATGTAAAACTTGTTCCCTTAAGAATTTGTGTTTGCCAGAATTAGATAGAGTTATGCCAGTATCAAAATACATTGAAATGAGGTTAAAGGAGTGAAACAGTTATTAAATACACTTTATATCACATTACCAAACGTTTACTTGGCCACTTCAGGGGAAAATATCGTGATAAAGCAAAATGGAAAAATTTTGGTTCGTTATCCTTGTCATAATTTACAAGATATAGTTCTGTTTTCCTATTTGGGCATGAGTCCAAAGTTAATACAGAAATGCATGGATTATGGTATTGGAATAAGTTATTTGACTCCTACGGGTAGATTTATTGCAAGATTAAAGGGTGAATCTAAAGGAAATATTTTGTTAAGACGCAGACAATATCGAATGGCAGATGATAAAGAATTATGTTTAGAAATTTCTAAGAATATAGTTTTTGCAAAAATATATAATGAAAGGTGGACGTTAGAGCGTTACATCAGACAATAT
Protein-coding regions in this window:
- the cas7c gene encoding type I-C CRISPR-associated protein Cas7/Csd2 is translated as MSVLEKKVDFVSFFTVSNANPNGDPLMGNMPRTDYDGYGEVSDVCIKRKIRNRMQDLGHEIFVQARERIVDDHRSLEARFNANFDKSMKDEIVAKESCKKWIDVRSFGQVMTFQKRALGIRGPVSISLAKSLSPVEIITMQITRSTNGMEAEVGKARSSDTMGTKHFIDFGVYKFVGSINCYFAEKTGFTYKDAQLIKKTLKELFVNDMSSARPEGSMEVKKVYWFEHPHKLGVASSAKIHNLIQVELKPEVQKVTSYEDYLIYLDKEKYNHYQELGLILEEIEGI
- the cas4 gene encoding CRISPR-associated protein Cas4, which translates into the protein MQQSENYLLISGIQHFIFCRRQWALIHIEQLWEENFFTIDGQIKHGKVDNSRACEIKNGIRIFRSMPVCSHKLQIQGKCDVVELHPDNNGFYFSKYDQKYKVYPVEYKRGKPKANESDVMQLLAQALCLEEMLGLKIKEGACFYFHTRCREKIIFTNELRKNLNIILSEMKNYYLKKYTPKVRRTSKCKTCSLKNLCLPELDRVMPVSKYIEMRLKE
- the cas1 gene encoding CRISPR-associated endonuclease Cas1, with product MKQLLNTLYITLPNVYLATSGENIVIKQNGKILVRYPCHNLQDIVLFSYLGMSPKLIQKCMDYGIGISYLTPTGRFIARLKGESKGNILLRRRQYRMADDKELCLEISKNIVFAKIYNERWTLERYIRQYNQRIDIKHLKYSSESLAELLKKVIQVDSMDKLRGLEGTAQSIYFGCFNDMILNQKETFEYNGRTRRPPLDPVNAMLSYVYSILSNDVASALEAVGLDAYAGFMHTD